The proteins below are encoded in one region of Podarcis raffonei isolate rPodRaf1 chromosome 6, rPodRaf1.pri, whole genome shotgun sequence:
- the PDYN gene encoding proenkephalin-B, which translates to MNFGSSLRRCLLSRMEWQLLAFAICLSLATSNSADCSAQCSVCALHSQDVEKLVSPLICSLECQGSLLSSAEWEKCKRALSFLAPFLIEGEPDRPSQGDEEEETEQEGDPRPREVYTGPAKRYGGFMKKLDKNKIFSLLRENALAKGSVAKKYGGFFRKVGERAASEVGAEEEYPAALETGDLAYNGEESDAGLLKDEVKRYGGFLRKYPKRGSDTAAGEKGRQELGDLRKRYGGFMRRIRPKLKWDNQKRYGGFLRRQYKVTTRSEEEPNAYSEEAYDL; encoded by the exons GTGCCTGCTATCAAGAATGGAGTGGCAGCTTCTGGCATTTGCCATTTGCCTCAGTTTGGCTACCTCGAATTCGGCGGACTGTTCCGCTCAGTGCTCCGTATGTGCTCTTCACAGCCAGGATGTGGAGAAGCTGGTCAGCCCCTTG ATATGCTCCCTGGAGTGCCAAGGCTCCTTGCTGTCCAGCGCTGAGTGGGAGAAGTGCAAGAGAGCGCTGTCCTTCCTCGCCCCTTTCCTGATCGAGGGGGAGCCCGACAGACCATCCCAGGgtgatgaagaggaggagactGAACAGGAAGGCGACCCCAGACCCAGGGAGGTGTACACTGGGCCGGCCAAACGTTACGGAGGCTTCATGAAGAAGCTGGACAAGAACAAGATCTTTTCTCTGCTCCGCGAGAACGCCCTTGCCAAGGGGAGCGTGGCAAAGAAGTACGGTGGATTCTTCCGGAAGGTGGGGGAGAGGGCAGCCTCCGAGGTGGGTGCTGAGGAGGAATACCCGGCAGCCCTGGAGACTGGAGACCTGGCCTACAATGGGGAAGAGTCGGATGCGGGGTTGCTCAAGGATGAGGTGAAACGCTATGGGGGTTTCCTCCGCAAGTACCCCAAGCGAGGTTCTGACACGGCGGCCGGCGAGAAGGGCAGGCAAGAGCTGGGGGACCTGCGCAAGCGCTACGGGGGCTTCATGCGCAGGATCCGACCCAAGCTGAAGTGGGACAATCAGAAGCGCTACGGGGGGTTCTTGAGGCGCCAGTACAAGGTGACCACCAGGTCGGAGGAAGAGCCCAACGCCTACTCAGAGGAGGCCTATGACCTATAG